From Mauremys mutica isolate MM-2020 ecotype Southern chromosome 17, ASM2049712v1, whole genome shotgun sequence, one genomic window encodes:
- the LOC123351791 gene encoding phospholipase A2 inhibitor and Ly6/PLAUR domain-containing protein-like — MVSFILCLLPALLATSAQAQSTKCHQCSGSADSSCQPAAGTCAVTAGTGGCIIVAEENTLIGGKTTGFASDCLDDYNIGIKDPVTVTLGNGKYLRINTTRCNDTDNCNSGTLAVPTGSTTVNGLQCPTCFALNVTVCNSQITPCTGDETYCIDFAGTIQNGTSSDISTFVAKGCATASTKDIPAGIPLVSAFSTYNLTKTTSNPAEKTPPSGASPALGRFSFALYLPGLTGLLLVKLLA; from the exons ATGGTTTCCTtcatcctctgcctcctccctgctctcctagCTACGAGTGCACAAG CACAAAGCACAAAATGCCATCAGTGCTCCGGCTCAGCAGACTCCTCCTGCCAGCCTGCGGCAGGGACCTGCGCAGTAACAGCGGGTACAGGCGGCTGCATTATAGTGGCAGAAGAAAATACACTGA TTGGGGGAAAGACCACGGGCTTCGCCAGTGACTGTTTAGATGACTATAATATTGGCATAAAAGACCCCGTCACTGTCACTCTTGGGAACGGCAAGTATCTAAGGATCAACACCACACGATGCAACGACACAGATAACTGTAACTCGGGCACACTGGCAG tgCCCACGGGGAGCACCACCGTGAACGGGCTGCAGTGCCCAACCTGCTTCGCTCTGAACGTCACCGTCTGCAACAGCCAAATCACCCCTTGTACTGGGGACGAGACCTATTGCATCGATTTCGCTGGGACGATACAGAATG GTACATCTTCAGATATATCAACATTTGTTGCAAAAGGCTGCGCAACTGCATCCACAAAAGACATTCCAGCTGGAATCCCCCTGGTTTCTGCATTCTCCACTTACAACTTAACAAAGACGACCTCCAATCCTGCGGAGAAAACACCCCCCAGTggggccagcccggccctggggcgATTCTCCTTCGCCCTCTACCTGCCTGGCCTGACTGGGCTGCTGCTGGTGAAGCTGCTCGCCTGA